In Aquiflexum balticum DSM 16537, a single genomic region encodes these proteins:
- the lptE gene encoding LPS assembly lipoprotein LptE: MTLSKRKITNLISWGLFLILLQACAVSYSFTGTNLNYELTKSFSVENFFNDSGGGPANMEQLFTESLKEFYQRNTQLELVRNNGDLQFSGSINRYAITPQATVSSQDPNLPDRAGQMRLTISVEVDYVNTVVEEESLKRNFSFFKDYDPRTTSILQVESQLIEEIFDQILQDIFSATVANW, translated from the coding sequence ATGACATTGAGTAAGCGTAAAATAACAAACTTGATCAGTTGGGGTTTATTTTTAATATTGCTACAAGCCTGTGCCGTCAGCTATAGTTTTACAGGCACCAATCTCAATTACGAGTTGACCAAATCATTTTCGGTCGAAAATTTCTTCAATGATTCCGGCGGGGGTCCTGCAAATATGGAGCAGCTCTTCACTGAATCACTTAAAGAATTCTATCAGCGGAATACCCAGCTGGAGTTGGTCAGAAATAACGGAGACTTACAGTTTTCGGGGTCAATCAACCGTTATGCAATTACCCCACAGGCCACAGTTTCAAGTCAGGACCCAAACCTACCGGATCGGGCCGGACAGATGAGATTGACTATTTCAGTTGAAGTGGATTATGTCAATACCGTAGTCGAAGAGGAAAGCTTAAAAAGGAATTTTTCTTTTTTTAAGGATTACGACCCCAGGACTACTTCCATATTACAGGTGGAAAGTCAATTGATAGAGGAGATTTTTGACCAGATACTTCAGGACATCTTTTCTGCCACTGTGGCAAATTGGTAA
- the secG gene encoding preprotein translocase subunit SecG, whose protein sequence is MFTFLISVIVILAVLLILVILAQDSKGGVGAAFGGSASQIMGVTKTGNILEKATWVLSIAILVLSLSSSAFYSTSEVDQINSPNIESAKKQVLTPSFGDSESLLPIDTTGSVNENPDDENQ, encoded by the coding sequence ATGTTCACCTTTCTTATCAGCGTTATTGTCATATTAGCCGTGTTGTTGATTTTGGTTATCCTTGCCCAGGACTCTAAAGGTGGTGTAGGTGCCGCTTTTGGAGGAAGTGCTTCCCAAATCATGGGAGTAACCAAAACAGGAAATATCCTTGAAAAAGCAACATGGGTGCTTTCAATTGCCATATTGGTTTTATCTCTTTCCTCTTCGGCATTTTATTCTACTTCTGAAGTTGATCAGATCAATTCTCCCAATATTGAAAGTGCAAAGAAGCAGGTTTTGACTCCTTCATTCGGTGATAGTGAAAGCCTACTACCTATAGATACAACAGGTAGTGTTAATGAAAACCCCGATGATGAAAATCAATAA
- a CDS encoding co-chaperone GroES, protein MSKVNIKPLADRVLVEPAAAEEKTASGLFIPDTAKEKPQKGTVIAVGGGKKDEPLTVKVGDTVLYGKYAGTELSVEGQDFLIMRESDIFAIL, encoded by the coding sequence ATGTCAAAAGTAAACATCAAACCTCTTGCAGACAGAGTTCTGGTAGAACCTGCTGCAGCTGAAGAGAAAACCGCATCAGGCCTTTTTATTCCTGATACTGCCAAAGAAAAGCCCCAGAAAGGCACAGTAATCGCAGTAGGAGGCGGAAAAAAGGATGAGCCCTTGACTGTAAAAGTAGGTGACACAGTGCTTTACGGCAAATATGCCGGAACTGAACTCTCAGTAGAAGGACAGGATTTCCTCATTATGAGAGAATCTGACATCTTCGCTATCCTTTAA